TGTCCTCCAACCCCGATTACCTCAACGATGGCCATATCGGCGTCACATCGGAGAGAAATCCCGAAGTATCCGAATCGGACTCAGATCCGGGTCGATCCAGATCCAAATCCACGCTCAGGTGCTTCACCGAGGAGAAAGCGAAGCAACTTCGCAGGAAGACAATGGAGAACGCGTCGTTTCACGATATGATGTACCACTCGGCGATCGCGTCTCGTCTTGCGTCCGATACGTCGGGTTGGCCGGTATGTGATTGAGGCCTAATAATTGCTGGGTTAATGGTAAGAATAATTTGTCGAAATGAAACTCTATGTGGAAATCCTGAATCCTgcgttgttgttttttttattatattcgtCTGAAATCTGGGTTATGTTTAGTGTTTGTGTCAGTTTCGAGGAAAGACAGTTGATTGTGCTTTGTAATATTGATTTTAGACCGTTGGATCGGTGATGCATTTTTATCTTTAGGTGTCACGCGTCGATGAGTGACTTCCGTCGTCTCGTATATGGTGGGACTCATAGTCGTTGTGAGTTCCCTTTTTGATGACGTGGAGGATACTTTTTTACGGTATACTAATTTAGATCTTTCCACGTCAGCTTTGTCCAGGTGTGCGGGTCCCTCCAATCTCTGTGGTTTAATAAAGTAGTGGATTATCCGGTACTAAGGTGCATCTCTCATCGATTTGAAAGAATTTCATAATCCGagttagacctgtccatgggccgggtcgggtttaaagaaatttcaactcgCCTTTTAGGCACAGGTCCGGCTCGGCTTGAAGTGAAAAAATAATAAGTCTGAGCCCGGCCCGGCTCGGCttgatttttaataaacacaaaaaatatttttaaaataaaaaaataaaaaaatatttttaaagtattttaaaattaaaaaataaaaaatatatatttattatattcgggccaggcttgggcaaaaaaagtTAAGCtcgagcccggcccattttttaaataggtctcatttttttgcccaagtctatatttcgggcctatatttttacccgaattcTTTCATATTTTGAGCAGGCCGTCGGATCGGGTCGGGCTGCCCGGCCCATAAATAGGTCTAATCTGAGCTCGTCATAAATAACCCATATCTATCAGAATGGAGCAACCATCGATACGGCGAACTATCCAGTATCTTTACACGTTCAGGCAATTGGAGTAAAACATAAAACTCATTCATAACCCAGAAGGAAAAGTAATTCATTGAATCTAAAACAAAAGCTCTTTTATCACATGTCTCCCCTAAATAttcattgaatcaaaattgatgtgCTTCGAGTGGGCTGTTCCTTCCAATAATCTTCACAGAAAAGTTGCCTCCATGGCAAACCCTAACAATCAACGCTGGCTACCAACAGAACTCGTCAAAAACCCAATTAGGGAGCCCGTTCATTGGTGGAGGGCAACGTCTAATTGCTTACGTTAGGAGTAACATTACAATCTAAATTTACTCtactttcaaaatattatattttcattaattatattttcattatttctagtaataaataaaaaagttagcAATTTTAGATAAaggaaaaataaacacatttcttTATATAtggcataataaaatataaatattaataattacctgataattaaaataaaaacagtttattaaatgatttataaataaGTTTAAGTTTAGAGTGTGCTTGTTTATGAACAATgatttacaatatatatacattctaCGGTTTCTATGACTTCACATTTTGGAAAAAGACAAATCCTTCTCAAAAAAGGTTTCCTTATACGGAAGTCTTTTTTAGTTTCTTAATATATCAATTTGAGCAAGCCTAGTAATTGATTCTTAATATTATGTAGATCCATTAAAGAGTAGATGTTGGTTacgaatttaacttaatttttatataaaacgtAAACAAagctaaatataataattaaatttaaattttaaaatattaaatattaatctcAATTATTGGAAGTGTTAATGTTCTTAAACATACATgtttatatttaatcatattacaaaatattaatataataatttgttttaataaaatatttttatttaagttttttaacatcaataataatttaaaattttaaataacattcttaatattttattgaacTTTCTATACtattacattttataaatatttattaataaatattttacgtatataatatgaatattttaataatataaaaatatttttttaaagatcgCTTAACCTTATTTACCCCTTCTTGCTCCAGTCTTTTACTATCTATAATAACTTTTTAATGTAACTtcaaattaaattctaattaggTATTGATTTATTAAGTCTATGTAAAAtattagtatattttaaaataaattttgattgtcaaaaaaaaaatataatattttataataaatataatttatattgaattttcttcattaaaataatttttaaaaaatgatttgaagaaattttaccatttactcaaaatcattaaataaacatattttttttaaaaaattctgattttaaaatatcataaacaatttaatttgataaaaaaaaatgtcatccaaaataaaaagaacaatcTCGTAGTTCTTAATTTATAAAGATACATTATTAagtactttattttattttctcattaaAGTTGAGTTTAAATCCATACTTGAAAGATAACTATCCATATATGATAATAGatatataaattatcaagaaaaagaaatcatAATAATATTTCTAAACCGTACAAACCCCAAATAAAAAGTTAGATTTACATAAAAATCTTCCTTAAAACCCCCGTCTTAATAAAAAGTTCAAACCCGGGTTGGAACGCAAGCCAGGCTAATGTGCCTCCAAATCTCTTCCTTTGTTGAGGTGGCAATTTCCCACCTGAACCTCACCAAGCCTATAAATTCGAACTGCACCGAGAGCCCAAAATTCCCGGAAAGTTTGCAAGAGCCAGCGTAACCCAAAGAAAACATACAGTTAACCCAATCATCGGCAATGTCAGCTTCCACATTTTCCGAATCTGCCCTTTTCTCTTTTGGCACTGAAAGTGCAAAATAAAATCGTTTTTATTGTTGATGTTTCTCAAAAGAAGCTGGGGCGTGACCTTAGATCACCAAAATTAAAACCCTCAGATCTTTGAATTCAGAACTATGTGGAGAAGGCTACTGATTCCACAACTAATACCCTAACCACAGTTCCACGCCGATCCCATTCTAAAACGCCGCTGCTTCAGTTCAAATGTTCCGTTTCTCCATTGCCTTCCTCATCGCTCCTCACTCGCCACTTAGCTGCCGGGTCAGGTAACTCTAATTTCCTTATATCACTCTCAACGGTTCATTTTGGTTTTAAGCATTGCATCCGTTAGGTAGAgtcttataaaatttaaatattcatttatatctgtatgaatatcttaaatcatcattaattaacgGGCTTCGAAATTATGAAGGAGATAGAAGTTTGAGTTTAGTTCTTTATTTGAAAAGCATATTGTCGATGGGGTATCCGATATTGATTTCCTGTTTTAGTTTTTTATTGGATTGGTTGTATAGCGGACACTGCTGTGAAAAAAGAGGGTTGAGGATGTAATGCCTATCGCCACTGGTCATGAGCGCGAGGAGCTTGCTGCTGAGCTTGAGGTGATGTTTCCTCTTCCGGTGTCTGATTCAAATTGTCGAGTATATTGTTGTAACTTGTAAACATTATGACTAACTTTTgatatccttttttttttgtcccttttttaGGGGAAGAAAATCATTGAAGATGTAAACAATCCTGTCGGTCCTTTTGGCACAAAGGTTAGTATGTAATGCCTTTGAAAGTGTATTACAATAGAAGAACTCGTGTTTGACCATGTGCACTATATCATATGGAAACAATGACAGACGGCGtttgaaatagtgaaaataattttaCTGCTGTGTTCTTTGTTGCATTCATTCTTTTATTCTGTTTGTTTGTGATTTTCTACATGGCTTCAAGTGCTTGGAATTTTGTGCACTTCCATTTAGATGGTTTGCCTTTTAACTAATGGTGATATTTCGTGAAGCTATTTATACTTAAAACTGTTATTTGGTTTTTCATAATGCATGTAAATTATATACCAGAAGATGTTAGCAGGTGCATTATTTTGTACTGTTGCCACACTCTTTTCGATGTTGTTAACTTATTTGAATTGCCTTCCAATTTTCTGTTAGCCTTTGTTTAATCTATtgccttttaattcattttttattcaagttatgAATATTAGCACCTACTGGTATAACTTATATGAGTCCTTTGGTTTAGTTCTGCATGCAAggttatttttcttctttctttttctcttcctcTCACTTTTGGGCCCTGCTCACCAGTAGACTAGATATGAGAGGAGGGGGATGTTGAACTGTGATCTTGACCCTCCATTGAGATGTAATAGTCCATATGCCAAACCTGGGCTGTTTATATTTTACTTTTGAGCATCATTAATATGGTATGGTTCAATTTGCGTCCTACATCATACTTCTACCACTTCTTGGACATTAGATTGTTACAGATATTATCATACAGTGCAGAGAAGAGAAGTGTTTCTACCAAATGCTTTGTTCTCTGAGTGTGTTAAAGTTTAATGCTATGTCTTTCTACTACATCAATGTACTTTAATGTGCATCTCATCATGCTAACTATGATTTTCTTTTGTAGATTTATCCATTTGAGTTTGGGCCTCTATTTGATGGTGTAacacctttttttcttcttctagaAACTGGAAATGTTGACCTTTATGAAATCGTAAGTGATGCCTTGACTTTTGATGGTAGAAATCATTTATCTGCCTGTAGGAACTAGGAAGCACCTGCTGTTGTCAAGTCCTACTATGACAAGAGAATAGTTGGATGTCCAGGAGGTGAAGGTGGTATGtttctttctttaattctctATTTTTGCTTGTATAAGTTCGAACTAAGGTTGTTCTTGTATGTTTTCctcataatttcacaaaatttctaTTCTGCTTGAACAATAGTGAAGCTCATTTGATTTACCTGTTTAAAAAATGCAGAGGATGAGCATGATGTTGTTTGGTTTTGGCTGGAGAAAGGCAAGCTGCATGGGTGTCCAGTTTGTTCACAGTATTTTGTGGTGAGTGGATATCTTGAATTAGAAAACATTGATTTTGTCTTTAGATTAAGCTGATATATTTGATTTCACATCCAATATCAATTTCTTTGTATTCGTTGGACCCATATCCAGTTTAGAGGTTTCTGTTAGCCCATTCATGAATTCACAAAAAACTGTGAATTAGTTGTTAATGATGTGGGGAGTTGTGGAATAAATAAATAGTATTAGTATTATTCTCAGTTAGGCCTCTGGGCTATAGTCAACTAGCATGGTTGAAAAACCAGTTGGTGCAATAAAtagcttatatatatatggattcTGGTTTCTTCAGCTGTAATTCTCTTAATATGAGCAGTGAATGCAACAAACAATTATCTTTTAGATTGAGTTGTAAATGTTTTAAGATATCTAGACCGTACCTGAAGGGTGTAATTGGAACTACAACTcttatgtgatttttttttgcCACCCAAAGCCCAAAAGTTTGAAACCAAGGTTGTGGCTCCAATGCTATGACTGAAGCGAGTCCTGGACGCTTTCATTCCATTCCCTTAGTCAATTGCCCTCTAAAGCAATTAGGAAAATGAATGAAATGGCATTCTTACTCTTCCAGCCTTGTTGAACCTGTGCAGAATTCGGTTGTTTCCCACATTTAGGGTTTTCCTAACTATTTCCACTGCTATTTTGCAGTTGGAAGTTGTAGGTCCTGGAGGACCTCTGGATGGACATGGAGACGATCGTCATTAATTGCAACTCAGTTGTTCCTATTGGAATAAAATTGGAGTAAGATGGAATGATGTCCAGTATACAGTGCACCTTCAAATGTTAAAATCTTCATGTCTTGTTTGATTCCAATTGGGCGGCAGTTGCTCTCGCAACATTTGAGATGGTATGACTTTTTCTTTTTGGGGCAATCTAGAGACAGTGGTCTATTTGAACTATGGATCTTCTTAGGTGAACTTTTAATGCGTTGGCAAATAATCTATGGCTGCCTTTCCATTCTTTCGTGAAAGAAACTTGCTGGCGTTAAACCACTATTCTGGTTTTGCTGGCGTAACTTTGGAATATTGAATCTGAAATTCACTGGTAACTTTTCATCAGAtgctccattttctttttcatctctcAGTCAGTACCCAAAATATTCCCTCAGCTCAGATCAATGTCCTTGTCAGTTGGGAATTGTTATCTCACGCAGTTTTATTAAATACGGTTTTATATCATGGTGAAGAAgatttatatatttctatttcaGTTTTGAGTAAGGGTGTGTTCATCTTgcattaaattaaatcaaaatgatCTCAATTACATCAACATGATTATGAAATATTGGTTAAATGAACCTACTTGAAACTATGGCCAATTAAAATCCGTTTTTAGCCATCATAATTTAACCAAGTCTATTCATTCAAAAAACTTAAAATCATTTAATGtgtaaattaatttgattttaaaagttTGCAATCAAATTAACCCATTGGGATTCACTAAACCAATTTTGTATCTTTCACTCTGAAACAAAAGCGTGCATGGATTAGaagctaaaaacaacaaaaacaaaggACAGGAAAATGAAACCTGAAGAAAGTGACATTCATATTCTTGCAACCAAAAAGGAACGAAAGGCTGATATATTCTCTGCAACGTGTATTCTAACCGTCTTTCCTCTAGAATTCTGCAATATCTTATTATTCATATTAACTTGCTGGAGATTACAACGACAAAAAGGAATTAGATTCAAAAATCCCCTCACTTTCTGGTTAAAGCTTTTATATTGCCATTTAAAGTCTTCACCATCACATCTCCTTCCTCAAGATTTAagtttataataaaattgtttaacGTTAGCATTTGCTACAATattgtctttattattattatagaaatGATATAATAATCTACATTAACTTATCTCACAAACTGCACTGGGAACATTGGTTAGCAAGACTCACTAaatcaattttaacatttaaGCTACAACCGACCATCCCTCGTCCAAATGTGAAGGTTTTTACTGTGTTAACCGTGTTCATTTTTAAtggtataaataatatttttgtgtaaacatttaaaactatttatatcttgaaacttctaaaatttaaataaataaatatttttttaaaatgcacGATATATTAGTAATGTAATTGCTTAATTCCAcactttattttaattcttaatcCATTTGTACTATAAGAAAtagattttattctttttatttagtATTTGACTGTGGTTGTAAActtaaaacaaacaaacaaacccGAAAACAGCAGAGTGTGAATCCCAGTAATGGAATAGCAGCCTCTCGAATCATTTATCTTCTGCTTTCTGAAAAGACTTGCAATTGGCCCCACAGTTTATATATTACATCAATGCCTTTTGCATGTAATTAGATTGTCAAATTTGTAAGGCTGGTTGGGTgaatttttcttatatttatgATTCTCTCGTTGTATTGATCTTaacaaatgatatatatatatatttattaaaaaagataATACAGTATGCTGAAGGTAAGATATATATAATGTAGGTATAACTCAATTACAAAAAATGATATATGTATAagatataaagataaaaatatgaACACAATCTTTCtttaagaaagataaaaaagaaccCATACATATGATATGTCAATCTCCTATTTAATTTTAGGAACTAATTCTATATCTTAGTTCACATGCGAGGAATATCGTGTTGGGGTCGAGataaattcacaaaatttttgGAGGCAAAGTTAAAAACTGTTGTGttaaaagagattaaattgaattattaatctATAATAGGgccaaaaatataatttcatttaacaAAGAGGCTAAAGtgacttaattgcaaaattatTCTTTTAGAGGTACCAAATGTGCAGCTTTTCCATTTGTCTGCCCCTGACTGCTCCCAActttgatttttggaaaaatgttGGTACCCTTCAATCACTAATCTTTTAACCTATATTcactaattaaattattaaggACAAAAAGAACCCTAAACCTTCTATAAATTCTATATCTTTCCTAACTGTTGTGGAGCTAGCTCAGTCCATGCTTACATGAGAACCAGCTTTTTGACCTAGATTTGGGTGAGTGTTGGATATACGGGGCGAACCGAAAGCTGGCAGACAAGGGCTTTGGGCCCTCTTCGATAAAatagagaatttttgtttttagCCCCTTttagaaattaataatttagtttagtccttttagcatgatctttttatttttatttttatcctgTCCCTGATAAAAGATTCCTACCTTTTgcccttgtatatatatatgaaatttctTCCCCCAAGTTTTATCCAGCTTTGCAATAGTACTACTTTAAGTTTTCTCATTTCTGTTTTTCCTTGCATCTAAAATGCAAAAACTATGAATATGGTTACAAacatataatatgtatatttatgtacAACTGTTTTCTCCcatttatatgaatataaatgGCTTGAAATgacaaaaaaagggaaaaagaaaaaaaagaatagtaTGTTGTTTAAATAGCTTTATACAAACAAGTTACTCCAAATAAAGCCCCTTTCTTTGttctctcacacacacacacacatatatatatgtatgtgtgtgtgtgatgTTAAAACCATTGGTTTTCCCAGAtttcaaatcaaataataaacaaGCTAGCTTTATCCGATACCTATAAACATCAGGTAAGCGGACTTTTTATATTAGTAATAAATTAGGCAACACACAGAGGTAGTGCCAACAGCATATGTTGTTTATCACTCATAATAACCTAAAGAATGAATGAACTAAACTCAAAAGATTAAGCATCATTCCAATGTGAGTGCGtgtaatatgtatatatacttgatATTGATGCTTGCTCCAAATGAGTGTTTGGTAGCAAGTAGGGGTAAAGGAGTTGACAATGAAAAAGTTGGGCCTCATATTTTTTTAGACAACATGGGGAAAAAATTACTGAAAAGTTGACCTATAAGGTAATGAGATGTGAGCATTCAGCACCATAAACCAATTGTCCCTTGCCATGTCAGCAATATGTTCCCCTTTAGTCAAACCAGTTAAATATAGAGTTTGCATGTGTGTCGTGACATTAGTTGGATTGGATGAAATCCACCAAACCTAAATTTCTTTGGAGGTTGCATTTTGTTAGGTACAAAAGTGATGGAACAACACGGGTTCAGAGACAACATTGATATGAATGAATATGAGACCAGTTAAATAGTGGGTCTGCAACTCTGCAATTTTCAATGGTATTAGTAATAGTAAATAGGCTTTTTAGCAGCTATGTTGCTTCCAGcgtagcaaataaataacaaatccTTTTGTTTTAAAAGTCAATATATTCATGTTAACCTTTGCATAAATATGAAGGAAAACAAAACTTTTATGGTGGGAACTGAGCAAACCAAAAATCAAGGTGGCAAGCAGAAAAGGAAGATAGAGGATCACATGCTTTTCTTTTCTTGCTGTCTCTTCCACAAACAAATTGAGGTTGGTAGACTTTACAATActaatatatatagagagagagagagagggagaaagAGAGAACAAAAAAGCAAACTTTACAAAATATATACGAAAAATCCCCCTCAAAAAAAGAGAATGTAATTAGTTTATACATATTTCTGTACGCATGTATACATGTGTATGTATCTAGTCATGAGTCATGGAACCTTTCAGTATATTTCCCATTATACCATGAATTTGAACGGATGTATGGAAGTTGAAATCTTTCTAAGTTTTTATTCTTAATGGTTATCAATCAAATCATCAAAGAATTCATAAACAAATGATTGAAAGAAAagatttatctttttatttttttttcaaattttgattattctttttattgttttcagTAATATTCTGTTGAGTTGTTGCAGGGGATTTTGCTTTATTGTATGGCCACTGCCCACAAGCATAGATTCTCTCTATATTGCAAATCTCTATTAAGGGGTTGGATGATGGAGTGCTGGCGCTCTGTTCTGCTTGGATTCTCTCTACTATTGAAAAGATCATTTGCTTTTGTCCTTGCCTTCCTTTTCAAGGATGCCCTTCCCTTCGCTCCTTTTTGAGTTTTCTAGGCAATTTTTAGGCTGAGTTTGTAGCCAGCTGCACTCAATATTCACCTGTTTTATTCCATTTTCACATTGCCCCTCCTGCTTATAAATAGGCAATACCCCTTCTGGGTTTTCTTCATTGTGTCACCTCATACTTTGGCCTGCTCTTTACTGCATTCTCACAAGTACTAGGAAAACAAAAACATGAGTTATTCATATCAGACCGTCGGCTCCGGTTTGCTGCTTTCTTTGTGTTTACTCCTTTTTCTCATTGCATTAATTTCTGTCAGATATATATAGGGATTGATGATGCCTTTTAATTATTGGATTCATTTATAAGTTCTCAAATTAATGTTTTATCTTCTTTGAACTTAACCTTTTATGGGTGCGATTTTTTTAGGTAGTGGAACTGCTAGAAAGACATTTGACTTTGGAAGGACGCATGTTGTTCGACCAAAAGGAAAACACCAGGCAACTATAGTCTGGCTTCATGGCCTTGGCGACAATGGTTCTAGGTATTATTGCTTCTCTTTTATCCTCTCATTATTCAGTTGCTGTATTGCCTTTTTGATTATCAAATAAACCCATCTTTGGATTTACAAAACTCCTGCATTTGTCACTTGGTTTACTACAAACAATCTGCTGAAGAAGCATGATATGTGTCCTTTAGTATCAAGTTCATATCCATATGGGACAACCAGGGTGTCAATCACTTTTTCTATAAAATTCATTCATTGAATCGAGACCATCCCATCCCAAACATGAGAACCATATACAGACATACAGTTTTGTGCCATCCTTTTGAATTTAAGCAAAAATCCTGTATCAGAAGATTGGACTTTCTGAATCATTAAAGAAGAAAAGTTGTTTGAGAATGTCAGCATGATTTATTTATAAGGGGCCATATCATGCTATGCTTTTCACTGTAGAGTTGTTATGCTTTCTTTTCATTGTACTATTAAATGGAATAAGTTGGATGGAGATTGGAGAAAGCAGTGCAGCTgtgaaataataatattcattatattattcTTCTTTATTTGTCTCATCTGAGTGTTAAGCTCAATTTGGGAAAGCCTCTAGATGTGAAAATGAGTATATTCCATGTTCATAGATGCTGGACCACaaatttaacttgattttctcatGCCAAATTAACAAAATGTTATTTATCTTTTTGGCAAAGGATGTTcatgtttgtttattattatttgtgtttCTAGAACTCTTTTTTACTTAATCCCACAGCAATAAAGCACAAATTCCAGATTCAAGGTAAAACAGGTTTTTATCACTAACTTTTTACTCTTTATCACCTTGCATGGACAAGAGTGGCAAATTTGCAGCTATTTTGCCTTTGGGATGCTTACTGCCCTCATATTATGATCTCATCCCAGTATTTGAGAAagtttttatttccttattttctttttcaaaaaaaaaaaaaatagagaagctTTATCTCCTGTTGCATTTTCATGTGTAGCTGAGAATAGAGCACAGAAAGTCAATTAGAAAACTAGCATTTTTATCCTAATCTTTCTTCCTGTTGCGTTGCAGCTGGTCCCAGATTTTGGAAAGCCTTCCTCTACCAAATGTAAGGATGCtttcataaattaaaaatgataCTTTCTGATACACATATTGCTTCTCTGTTACTTTGATTCAGTTATGAATGTTGTGGATTTGAAGCATATATCTAGAAAGTTCTCGCAGAGTCATTTCTGTACCTGTAACCGTATCTATGTCAGACATGAATAGTTCAAGAGAAATAATTCTTATATATTTCTCTTgattctattgtttcagataaaATGGATTTGCCCCACCGCTCCTACTCGTCCTGTGGCCATTCTAGGGGGATTTCCTTGCACTGCATGTAAGTTTATTTTTGGTTCTTTTAATCTGGTTTTGAAATAAGCACTATTTTGTAATGCTTGCCActgatataataattttttttaattgcttgCATCAGGGTTTGATGCTGGTGAGCTTTCAGAAGATGGTCCGGATGATTGGGAAGGTTTAGATGCTTCAGCGGCACATATTGCAAACTTCTTGTCAACAGAGCCATCTGATGGTATTTCGAAGGCTTTATTTTTGTTATCAACAAAAAGATGTATCCTACAAGATTCTAACACAAATTTCTTTCAACAATAAACTAAACAAGATGCTTTAAATTGAACTTCAAATCAATACCTGCAAATGAAGTAGCAGTTTAATTTTTACCCCTTTTTCAGTTCTTAATTTTTGAATAAAGTTTAGACTTGAGTTAGAAATAAACATTTACTACTGATGGAATATGCTATCTTTTGCACTATTTATCCTCCTCCCCAGATTGTAGTCTTTTGGTCTTTGTCTCATCGTCTAATGTTTCATTTCGTTAACTGTATAGAATATTAAGCCGATATATAAATTGATGTTTTAAATTCTTACCATCATGTCAACTTTGTTATGACAGTTAAGGTCGGTATCGGAGGCTTTAGTATGGGTGCTGCAATGGCCCTCTACTCTGCAACCGCTTGTGCTCTTGGAAGGTATGGAAATGGCAACCCATACCCCATCAGCCTAAGGGCAGTTGTTGGACTAAGTGGATGGCTTCCAGGTTCAAGGTATGGCATCTTTCAGGATTACTTTTCTCAAGAAGTCACTT
The genomic region above belongs to Gossypium hirsutum isolate 1008001.06 chromosome D05, Gossypium_hirsutum_v2.1, whole genome shotgun sequence and contains:
- the LOC121217700 gene encoding acyl-protein thioesterase 2, which codes for MSYSYQTVGSGSGTARKTFDFGRTHVVRPKGKHQATIVWLHGLGDNGSSWSQILESLPLPNIKWICPTAPTRPVAILGGFPCTAWFDAGELSEDGPDDWEGLDASAAHIANFLSTEPSDVKVGIGGFSMGAAMALYSATACALGRYGNGNPYPISLRAVVGLSGWLPGSRGLRNKIEVSSEAARRAASLPILLSHGTCDDVVPYKNGEKCAQSLSIAGFRNLTFKTYEGIGHYTVPIEMDEVCNWLTARLGLEGSR
- the LOC121217699 gene encoding uncharacterized protein, with protein sequence MATTLAFSLSTPIRASTGSLQRPDPSRRKPVSSSSWWAPLFGLSSNPDYLNDGHIGVTSERNPEVSESDSDPGRSRSKSTLRCFTEEKAKQLRRKTMENASFHDMMYHSAIASRLASDTSGWPVCD